In Archangium violaceum, the following are encoded in one genomic region:
- a CDS encoding TonB family protein, whose protein sequence is MTPGAVDSAREGEASRGARHPLARFSGALGVSVAVHVLGAVALWRGVSEPERFVSPRPLEVELVWREAAGSGGPVSDGRSSAEDPAPVRRPASPARPAVRVREPVSRAGHEPPSSVTRKEELPKEEPPREESPSPPPPESPAPSTAPEAGSSSETGNPSEAVAAATPSGSGEGGTGSGPAEAAPVGTGTSSGGGAAGGPGVGAGADAELRAYREQLSRRVTRQRRYPSQAVRLGMEGTALVRVRINRDGSLAAPPRLEGSSRFRVLDVEALRMVEAAAPFAPLPLEPFRESAEFVIPVSFFLRAVSG, encoded by the coding sequence ATGACGCCGGGAGCCGTGGACAGCGCCAGGGAGGGGGAGGCCTCGCGAGGGGCCCGGCACCCACTGGCGCGCTTCTCGGGAGCCCTGGGTGTCTCGGTGGCGGTGCACGTGCTGGGCGCGGTGGCCTTGTGGCGCGGTGTGTCGGAGCCGGAGCGCTTCGTGTCGCCCAGGCCGCTCGAGGTGGAGCTCGTCTGGCGCGAGGCGGCCGGGAGTGGCGGACCGGTGAGCGATGGACGGAGCTCCGCCGAGGACCCGGCGCCGGTGCGGCGACCCGCGAGTCCCGCGCGCCCGGCGGTGCGGGTTCGCGAGCCCGTGTCACGCGCGGGTCACGAGCCACCGTCTTCAGTGACACGGAAGGAGGAGCTTCCGAAGGAAGAGCCCCCGCGGGAGGAGTCGCCATCGCCACCTCCGCCGGAGTCCCCGGCTCCGAGCACGGCACCCGAGGCGGGAAGCTCCTCGGAGACGGGAAACCCCTCGGAGGCCGTGGCCGCCGCGACTCCGAGTGGGTCCGGGGAGGGAGGAACGGGGAGTGGCCCGGCGGAGGCGGCTCCGGTGGGCACGGGTACGTCGTCGGGAGGCGGCGCGGCGGGAGGACCTGGCGTGGGGGCGGGAGCGGACGCGGAGTTGCGGGCCTACCGGGAGCAGCTCTCCCGGAGGGTGACGCGGCAGCGGCGCTATCCGTCACAGGCGGTGCGGCTCGGGATGGAGGGCACCGCGCTGGTGCGGGTGCGCATCAATCGGGATGGCTCGCTGGCGGCGCCGCCGCGGCTGGAGGGCTCCTCGCGCTTCCGGGTGCTGGACGTCGAGGCGCTGCGCATGGTGGAGGCGGCCGCGCCCTTCGCGCCGCTGCCTCTGGAGCCCTTCCGGGAGTCGGCGGAATTCGTCATTCCCGTGAGCTTCTTCCTTCGCGCGGTGTCGGGTTGA